A single region of the Anaerococcus urinomassiliensis genome encodes:
- a CDS encoding acetate/propionate family kinase produces MKILVINCGSSSLKYQLFDMENEDVLVQGLVERIGIEGSRLVQKKDGDKYIIEEPMANHTEAVGHVFDALVDSENGVIESLDEIDAVGHRFVHGGEKATKSALINDEVKAIIEDSAKFAPLHNPANLMGLKACEELLPNVPNVAVFDTAFHQTMPAKTYLYGIDYKYYEEDGIRKYGFHGTSHNYITNRAAELLEKPLEETNIISAHLGNGSSITAVKEGKSFDTTMGLTPLEGLVMGTRSGDLDPAVVTYIEEKDGVSPSDMNNILNKQSGVLGVSGVSSDFRDLEDAAKEGNERAKFALDMFATRAKRYIAGYMAEIEKVDAIVFTGGIGENSIEMREDILKGFEQFGIKIDPEKNNVRGGEHVISTDDSKVKIMVIATNEELMIARDTKNLVK; encoded by the coding sequence ATGAAAATTTTAGTAATTAACTGTGGATCATCTTCACTAAAATATCAACTATTTGACATGGAAAATGAAGACGTATTAGTACAAGGACTTGTTGAAAGAATTGGAATCGAAGGAAGCCGTCTAGTTCAAAAAAAAGATGGTGATAAATATATCATCGAAGAACCAATGGCAAACCATACAGAAGCTGTAGGACATGTTTTTGATGCCCTAGTAGATAGCGAAAATGGTGTTATTGAAAGCCTAGATGAAATCGATGCTGTAGGACATAGATTTGTTCACGGTGGAGAAAAAGCTACAAAATCAGCACTTATCAATGATGAAGTAAAAGCTATCATCGAAGATTCTGCAAAATTTGCACCACTTCACAACCCAGCTAACCTTATGGGCCTAAAAGCTTGTGAAGAACTTCTACCAAATGTACCAAATGTAGCAGTATTTGATACAGCTTTCCACCAAACTATGCCAGCAAAAACATATCTTTACGGTATTGACTACAAATACTATGAAGAAGATGGCATCAGAAAATATGGATTCCACGGAACAAGTCACAATTACATTACAAATAGAGCAGCAGAATTACTTGAAAAACCATTAGAAGAGACAAATATCATCTCAGCTCACCTAGGAAATGGTTCATCAATTACAGCAGTAAAAGAAGGTAAATCTTTTGATACAACAATGGGGCTTACACCACTTGAAGGACTTGTAATGGGAACAAGATCAGGAGATCTAGACCCAGCTGTAGTAACATACATCGAAGAAAAAGATGGAGTTTCTCCAAGTGACATGAACAATATCCTAAACAAACAATCAGGTGTACTTGGAGTATCAGGAGTAAGCTCAGACTTTAGAGACCTAGAAGATGCAGCTAAAGAAGGCAATGAGAGAGCTAAGTTTGCCCTTGATATGTTTGCTACAAGAGCAAAAAGATATATAGCAGGCTACATGGCAGAAATTGAAAAAGTTGATGCTATTGTATTTACTGGTGGTATAGGTGAAAACTCAATCGAAATGAGAGAAGATATCCTAAAAGGTTTTGAACAATTCGGAATCAAAATAGACCCTGAAAAGAACAATGTACGTGGCGGAGAACACGTGATTTCAACAGATGATTCAAAAGTTAAGATTATGGTTATAGCTACAAATGAAGAGCTAATGATCGCAAGAGATACTAAAAATTTAGTTAAATAA
- the comGE gene encoding competence type IV pilus minor pilin ComGE, protein MLGTKNKKSGFTLIETIIALGLLALIAMFLLPALSKLNENSKKFKDQAKIVYALQAAIEEEKSIMDSPYGSKVKYINGYDISIYRQSYSDNLDYIRVNYENFELEVIEVINEKTWFYTN, encoded by the coding sequence ATGTTAGGTACAAAAAATAAAAAATCAGGATTTACTCTAATTGAAACTATTATCGCCTTAGGATTATTAGCCCTTATAGCTATGTTTTTACTGCCAGCATTAAGTAAACTCAATGAAAATTCTAAGAAATTTAAAGATCAAGCAAAGATAGTATATGCCCTCCAGGCTGCTATCGAAGAGGAAAAGTCTATAATGGATAGTCCGTATGGATCAAAGGTTAAATACATCAATGGCTATGATATTTCTATTTATAGGCAAAGTTATAGTGATAATTTAGATTATATAAGGGTAAATTATGAGAATTTTGAACTTGAAGTTATAGAGGTTATAAATGAAAAAACGTGGTTTTACACTAATTGA
- a CDS encoding prepilin-type N-terminal cleavage/methylation domain-containing protein, whose protein sequence is MKKRGFTLIELVAVLVIISIVSAIAITRFNIIDNFKANIELQTLINDCDYAKMKAISTGEEYILNFGKHYYYIVGASTSSTKAPIRRNLDNIYFSYHNMPKSEIRFTKSGTVSYAGKVEIKEVDKVKIEVPESADDDKLVELRVRVGLGYVRYKK, encoded by the coding sequence ATGAAAAAACGTGGATTTACCCTAATAGAATTGGTGGCTGTTCTGGTAATAATTTCTATAGTAAGTGCAATTGCAATTACAAGATTTAATATAATCGACAATTTCAAGGCAAATATCGAATTGCAGACACTTATTAATGATTGTGATTATGCCAAGATGAAGGCTATAAGTACCGGGGAAGAATATATATTGAATTTTGGCAAGCATTACTATTACATTGTTGGGGCCTCTACTTCTTCTACTAAAGCACCAATAAGAAGAAATCTAGATAATATTTATTTTTCTTATCATAATATGCCAAAAAGTGAAATTAGATTCACTAAAAGTGGAACGGTGTCTTATGCTGGAAAAGTAGAAATTAAAGAAGTTGATAAAGTAAAAATTGAAGTGCCTGAAAGCGCTGATGACGATAAGCTTGTTGAATTAAGAGTAAGGGTTGGTCTGGGTTATGTTAGGTACAAAAAATAA
- a CDS encoding prepilin peptidase, with protein MFFYYMLIFAIGSIFASFANLVVLRTIRGESIVYPPSHCDSCGHKLKAVDLFPIISYIFLRGKCRYCKSKIPIESFMVELILGILLVVIFDFTNILGSILIFSGLMFALIIALIDLKTYDIYMNQVAILAIMGIIYRYMSIGFDIKFFYIILGFSISYLLIYLISKKGIGDGDIYFYLALFLFIENEYIGRFVLISIWIGAIYGVFVFLKHKSVKIEIPFCIFIFMAFLLIVLFRGYPI; from the coding sequence ATGTTTTTCTATTATATGTTGATATTTGCAATAGGAAGTATTTTTGCTTCCTTTGCAAATCTTGTAGTTCTAAGAACTATCAGAGGAGAAAGCATAGTTTATCCACCAAGCCATTGCGATTCTTGTGGTCATAAATTAAAAGCAGTAGATTTATTTCCGATAATATCTTACATATTTTTGAGAGGCAAGTGCAGGTATTGTAAAAGCAAAATCCCGATAGAATCTTTTATGGTAGAACTTATCTTAGGTATATTACTAGTAGTGATTTTTGATTTTACTAATATTCTAGGATCTATTTTGATTTTTTCGGGACTGATGTTTGCCCTTATTATAGCCTTGATAGATTTAAAGACCTATGATATCTACATGAATCAAGTTGCCATACTAGCTATAATGGGAATTATTTATAGGTATATGTCAATTGGATTTGATATAAAATTTTTCTACATAATACTGGGATTTTCCATAAGCTATTTACTAATATATTTAATCTCCAAGAAAGGAATTGGCGATGGGGATATATATTTCTATCTTGCCTTATTCCTCTTTATAGAAAATGAGTATATTGGACGGTTTGTACTAATATCAATATGGATTGGTGCAATCTATGGTGTTTTTGTATTCTTAAAACATAAGTCCGTAAAAATTGAAATACCATTTTGTATTTTTATTTTTATGGCCTTTTTGCTTATAGTCTTATTTAGAGGATATCCTATATGA
- a CDS encoding regulatory protein RecX: MIIEKIDYSDKYNLIVLTIAGEEFSLTYDFFNDLNLSLEDEVDFDTYKEILKENQYNMAKNFALAKISYSQKTSFELIKLLRDNDYDEDAISKTIEFLESYNLIDDSAYVKSFINDKNNISKWSKNKIRYALRSRKIDNHLIETYISDISDDEEYQKAYDFAIKKSRGKNDYYTKEKVYRYLASKAFDYDIISRVIGEIFI; encoded by the coding sequence ATGATTATTGAAAAAATAGATTATTCAGATAAATACAATCTAATAGTCCTAACCATTGCTGGTGAAGAATTTTCTTTGACTTATGATTTTTTTAATGACTTGAATTTATCTTTAGAAGATGAGGTCGATTTTGATACATATAAAGAAATTTTAAAAGAAAATCAATACAATATGGCCAAAAATTTTGCACTAGCAAAAATATCCTATAGTCAAAAAACTTCTTTTGAGCTTATTAAGTTATTAAGAGATAATGATTATGATGAAGATGCTATTAGTAAGACTATAGAATTTTTAGAATCTTACAATTTGATAGATGACAGTGCATATGTAAAATCTTTTATCAATGATAAAAATAATATTTCAAAATGGTCAAAAAATAAAATTCGCTATGCCCTAAGGTCAAGGAAAATCGATAATCATCTTATAGAAACTTATATATCGGATATATCTGATGACGAAGAATACCAAAAAGCCTATGATTTTGCAATTAAAAAATCACGTGGCAAGAATGACTATTATACTAAAGAAAAAGTTTATAGGTACCTTGCTTCAAAGGCTTTTGATTACGATATTATTTCAAGGGTCATAGGAGAAATTTTCATATGA
- the plsX gene encoding phosphate acyltransferase PlsX, which produces MRILIDTYGADSGSNVIVDGTILAKEKRNFTPVFVGNEKEIKENIDGRISDYEIIPTDSFISNDEDPVRAIRRKKDASIVLAYEKSKEEGYHGLVSAGSTGALLAGGLFLAGRIEGIKRACLAANIPSINDNICLLMDTGANMDCKAEYLYEFALMGSIYLENTMGIANPSIGLLNVGVEEHKGNKLSKETYALLKESKLNFVGNVESRDLFTGKVNILLADGFDGNIAIKTAEGVLKLMGSQIKSTIYKSTKNKIAGALLKNDLKAMTNKFSSDEVGGAPLLGVKSYVYKAHGNTNELAFSNAILGLMNYIERNTIEKIEGEIK; this is translated from the coding sequence ATGAGAATACTAATTGACACCTATGGAGCAGATTCTGGAAGCAATGTAATAGTTGATGGAACAATTCTTGCAAAAGAAAAAAGAAACTTCACACCTGTCTTTGTGGGTAATGAAAAAGAAATAAAAGAAAATATTGATGGTAGGATTTCTGATTATGAAATAATTCCTACTGATAGTTTCATATCAAATGATGAGGACCCAGTAAGGGCCATTAGAAGGAAAAAGGACGCTTCCATTGTGCTCGCTTATGAGAAATCAAAAGAAGAGGGCTACCATGGACTAGTATCCGCAGGATCAACTGGAGCCTTGCTTGCTGGAGGACTTTTCCTAGCAGGAAGGATAGAGGGAATCAAAAGAGCCTGCCTTGCGGCAAATATTCCATCAATAAATGACAATATTTGCCTACTAATGGATACAGGGGCAAATATGGATTGCAAGGCAGAATACCTATACGAATTTGCCCTAATGGGTTCGATATACCTTGAAAATACAATGGGAATAGCAAATCCAAGTATTGGTCTTTTAAATGTTGGGGTAGAAGAGCATAAGGGAAATAAGCTTTCTAAAGAAACATATGCTCTATTAAAGGAGAGCAAATTAAACTTTGTAGGCAATGTAGAATCAAGAGACTTATTTACTGGCAAGGTAAACATACTTCTTGCAGATGGTTTTGATGGAAATATAGCCATAAAAACAGCTGAAGGAGTATTAAAGCTTATGGGCTCCCAAATAAAGTCAACTATCTACAAGTCCACAAAGAATAAAATTGCTGGAGCCTTATTAAAAAATGACCTTAAAGCTATGACCAACAAATTTTCATCCGACGAAGTTGGAGGAGCTCCACTTCTTGGGGTAAAGTCTTATGTATATAAGGCACATGGAAATACTAATGAACTTGCATTTTCCAATGCTATTTTAGGATTAATGAATTATATAGAAAGAAATACAATTGAAAAAATCGAAGGAGAAATAAAATGA
- a CDS encoding prepilin-type N-terminal cleavage/methylation domain-containing protein has product MKNKKKKGFTLIELVIVIAIIGILLAIAVPKYQQSKHQAAVAAHNANVHMLESAATMRLADGLKTESETWEKADEAKDYVQNWPKVPEGLFNEGTGYKVTITKDGSITVTPEQIIEEKDNRK; this is encoded by the coding sequence ATGAAAAATAAAAAGAAAAAAGGTTTTACGTTAATTGAACTTGTCATAGTTATTGCAATTATTGGCATACTTCTTGCCATAGCTGTACCAAAGTACCAACAATCAAAACATCAAGCTGCAGTGGCCGCTCACAATGCCAACGTACATATGCTAGAATCAGCTGCTACTATGAGGCTAGCTGATGGGCTTAAAACAGAGAGTGAAACTTGGGAAAAAGCTGATGAAGCAAAAGATTACGTTCAAAACTGGCCTAAAGTACCGGAAGGTTTATTTAATGAGGGCACAGGTTATAAAGTGACGATAACTAAAGATGGTAGTATTACAGTTACTCCAGAACAAATTATAGAAGAAAAAGATAATAGAAAATAA
- a CDS encoding P-loop NTPase family protein produces MKAYVIKGENGIGKTDFAVNLAEYLQKNGKVLLVQAKRNANSNIEDFFQKDGMITYDLADYFSSLATLDKIIVHETDNLDFIISPLLEDKYDLTREDLNKLLSEISYDYVILDEVNPDFLNEKTTVEIINQNQVNSTFTADTFFINKASDDYDIRNDKQAIDAKSARFLGTVKNGQYFKDVIENLINGNAVAIAKLGFFEKLKMSFRK; encoded by the coding sequence ATGAAAGCATACGTTATAAAAGGTGAAAATGGAATAGGTAAAACTGATTTTGCAGTAAATCTTGCCGAATACCTACAAAAAAACGGCAAGGTGTTATTAGTTCAGGCCAAAAGAAATGCTAATTCTAATATTGAAGATTTCTTTCAGAAAGATGGGATGATTACCTATGATTTAGCTGATTATTTCTCTTCTTTGGCAACTCTAGATAAAATTATAGTCCATGAAACTGATAATCTAGACTTTATAATAAGCCCGCTTTTGGAAGATAAATATGATTTAACAAGAGAGGATTTAAATAAACTTTTATCCGAAATCTCATATGATTATGTAATCTTAGATGAAGTAAATCCAGACTTTCTAAATGAAAAAACGACTGTAGAAATAATAAACCAAAATCAAGTAAATAGTACATTTACTGCTGATACATTTTTTATAAACAAAGCAAGTGATGATTATGATATCAGAAATGATAAGCAAGCTATAGATGCAAAATCTGCTAGGTTTTTAGGAACAGTAAAAAATGGACAGTATTTCAAGGATGTTATAGAAAATTTAATTAATGGCAATGCCGTTGCAATAGCAAAATTAGGATTTTTTGAAAAATTAAAAATGAGCTTTAGAAAATAA
- the rpmF gene encoding 50S ribosomal protein L32 produces the protein MAVPKRRTSKTRKNKRRASAYTLNRSNYVECPNCHEPKLQHRVCPNCGEYKGKAIIDAN, from the coding sequence ATGGCAGTACCAAAGAGAAGAACATCAAAAACAAGAAAAAACAAAAGAAGAGCCTCAGCTTATACTTTGAATAGATCAAATTACGTTGAGTGTCCAAATTGCCACGAGCCAAAACTTCAACACAGAGTTTGCCCAAACTGTGGAGAATACAAAGGCAAAGCAATAATTGATGCTAATTAA
- a CDS encoding type II secretion system F family protein, protein MNDLNKIKDILNKDIIPQKVNSRVMSLFLKQLSLLLNSGISIDTSLKIIENQKIDKNITKALANVNLDLDRGLSIYEAFTNNEKYFNPMIIAFIKSGDKSGKFSEILDDLSAYIGEEDKNKSTIKEALTYPVILFFMTILIVVLILNFVLPTFQNLFAESGQSLPTTTKILLAMSEFINNYGFIILLFIIFIVLSILILKRDKDLAYKIDKFHYKHFPFRNLRQEKLEYQISSLLFILRSGDIEINDSLRLVKESFKNTYVKDEIDKIIKDLDCGMTLSNSIEDKKDFSPLFKSMIKIGEDSGNLLEALKRSSQYYANDYIYKLKRIANLAEPIMIIFMSIIVGFVVFSIAIPIFDSVNTI, encoded by the coding sequence GTGAATGATCTTAATAAAATAAAAGATATATTAAACAAGGACATTATCCCTCAAAAAGTTAACAGCAGGGTTATGTCCTTGTTTTTAAAACAATTATCATTGTTGCTAAATTCTGGTATATCAATTGATACCAGTTTAAAAATCATTGAAAATCAGAAAATTGACAAGAACATTACCAAAGCCTTGGCAAATGTGAATCTAGACTTAGATAGGGGCTTATCCATATATGAGGCCTTTACTAATAATGAAAAATATTTTAATCCTATGATTATAGCCTTTATAAAAAGTGGGGATAAAAGTGGCAAGTTTTCTGAGATTTTGGATGACCTTTCAGCTTATATTGGCGAGGAAGATAAGAATAAGTCCACTATCAAAGAAGCTTTGACCTATCCTGTGATACTTTTTTTTATGACGATTTTGATAGTTGTACTAATTTTAAACTTCGTTTTGCCAACATTTCAAAATCTTTTTGCAGAAAGTGGCCAAAGTCTACCAACTACTACGAAAATATTATTAGCTATGAGTGAATTTATTAATAACTATGGATTTATAATTCTGCTTTTCATCATATTTATAGTACTTTCTATACTAATACTAAAAAGAGATAAGGATCTTGCTTATAAGATAGATAAGTTTCATTATAAACACTTTCCCTTTAGAAATCTTAGGCAGGAGAAGTTAGAATACCAAATATCATCCTTGCTTTTTATACTAAGATCTGGCGATATTGAAATAAATGACTCGCTAAGGCTAGTCAAAGAATCATTTAAAAATACATATGTAAAGGATGAAATAGATAAAATCATCAAAGACCTAGATTGTGGTATGACTCTATCAAACAGTATTGAAGATAAAAAAGATTTTAGTCCGCTTTTTAAATCAATGATTAAGATAGGGGAGGATAGTGGAAATTTGCTAGAGGCCTTGAAAAGATCAAGCCAATATTATGCCAACGATTACATATATAAATTAAAGAGAATAGCAAATCTTGCAGAACCAATTATGATTATTTTTATGAGTATCATAGTTGGATTTGTAGTTTTTTCAATTGCCATACCAATATTTGACTCAGTGAATACAATATAA
- the pyrH gene encoding UMP kinase: MQKFKRVVLKLSGEALAGDRGFGFDDKVIEDICQSIKKLHLLGVEIAIVVGGGNFWRGRSGTTIDRASSDNIGMLGTVMNGLRIQGSLEEMGLDTRLMTAIDMKEVAEPYIRRRAIRHLEKGRVVIFSAGTGLPYFSTDTTASLRALEIDADVILLGKTGTDAIYDKDPNVYDDAIKYDRLTYKEILQQEIKIMDTTASSLAMDNSMPLIAFGIDDPKNMVKIFTEEEDIGTIVKEKF; encoded by the coding sequence TTGCAAAAATTTAAAAGAGTTGTATTAAAACTAAGTGGTGAAGCCCTAGCAGGTGATAGGGGCTTTGGCTTTGATGATAAAGTTATTGAAGATATTTGCCAATCGATCAAAAAACTACATTTACTAGGTGTTGAAATAGCAATTGTAGTTGGTGGTGGAAACTTCTGGAGGGGAAGATCTGGTACTACTATCGATAGGGCAAGCTCTGATAATATTGGAATGCTTGGAACAGTTATGAATGGTCTTAGGATTCAGGGTTCTCTTGAAGAAATGGGACTTGATACTCGTCTTATGACTGCCATAGATATGAAAGAAGTTGCAGAACCATATATTAGAAGACGTGCTATTAGACATTTGGAAAAGGGAAGGGTTGTTATCTTTTCAGCTGGAACAGGTCTACCATATTTTTCAACTGATACTACTGCAAGTTTACGAGCTCTTGAGATAGATGCCGATGTAATACTTCTAGGTAAGACTGGTACTGATGCAATTTATGACAAGGATCCAAATGTTTATGACGATGCCATCAAATACGATAGGCTAACCTATAAAGAAATCCTCCAACAAGAAATAAAAATTATGGATACAACTGCATCAAGCCTTGCTATGGATAATAGTATGCCACTTATAGCATTTGGCATAGATGATCCTAAAAATATGGTAAAGATTTTTACCGAGGAAGAAGATATAGGTACAATTGTAAAGGAGAAATTTTAA
- a CDS encoding GIY-YIG nuclease family protein, with translation MTYGYVYILRCKDDSLYTGWCIDLEKRLALHNSGKGAKYTRSKRPCKLVYYEEISNKSEALKREIAIKKLTKSKKEDLVRSFNKS, from the coding sequence ATGACTTATGGATATGTTTATATCTTAAGATGTAAAGACGATTCTTTATACACTGGTTGGTGCATAGATCTTGAAAAAAGGCTAGCTCTTCATAATTCTGGTAAGGGTGCCAAGTACACCAGATCAAAAAGGCCATGTAAGCTTGTTTATTATGAGGAGATTAGTAATAAGTCTGAGGCTTTAAAAAGGGAAATAGCTATAAAAAAATTAACAAAATCAAAAAAAGAGGACTTGGTTCGAAGTTTTAATAAATCATAA
- the frr gene encoding ribosome recycling factor: MNYDQIKNTANKEMKQAVESFETRIANIKAGRASESILDGITFSYYGTETPINQAATISIPEARLLAIKPWDRNNIGPIENAILKANIGITPQNDGEVIRLPFPALTEERRKEYTKEVDKYAEEAKIAVRNKRRDAMDEVKKAEKSGDITEDDRFSLEEELQNITDKNIKLLEEISDKKNQELLSV, from the coding sequence ATGAATTACGATCAGATTAAAAATACAGCTAATAAAGAAATGAAGCAAGCTGTTGAATCTTTTGAGACAAGAATAGCAAATATTAAGGCAGGTCGTGCAAGCGAATCTATTTTGGATGGTATTACATTTTCATATTATGGAACTGAAACACCAATCAATCAAGCTGCAACTATTTCTATCCCAGAAGCTAGACTTTTAGCTATCAAACCATGGGATAGGAACAATATTGGCCCAATAGAAAATGCTATTTTGAAAGCTAATATTGGAATCACTCCACAAAATGATGGTGAAGTGATAAGACTTCCTTTCCCAGCACTTACAGAAGAAAGACGTAAAGAATATACCAAAGAAGTTGACAAGTATGCAGAGGAAGCCAAAATAGCTGTAAGAAACAAAAGACGCGATGCAATGGATGAAGTTAAAAAAGCAGAAAAATCTGGAGATATTACAGAAGACGATAGATTTTCACTAGAAGAAGAGCTTCAAAATATTACAGATAAAAATATCAAATTACTAGAAGAAATCTCTGATAAGAAAAACCAAGAGTTATTATCTGTATAA
- a CDS encoding prepilin-type N-terminal cleavage/methylation domain-containing protein has translation MKKRGFTLIEILASLAIISVLILVVSSIFSISINLTQKSYEDELDYKEYSYACLFVDNIVRSAYKIDLLDKPNEVTNFVAYVKNPNEGNKFDTYVFDFRQNADDSGELVVYMNNISAATSDTNLISQNGRNHSPSKISKCQSAKITYEEGNIIHIIINENSQKFRYESKIYLGNRL, from the coding sequence ATGAAAAAACGTGGTTTTACACTAATTGAAATCCTTGCAAGCCTTGCCATAATTTCAGTGCTAATACTTGTTGTATCTTCAATTTTTTCTATATCTATAAATTTGACCCAAAAATCCTACGAAGATGAGCTTGATTATAAGGAATATTCCTATGCCTGCCTATTTGTGGACAATATTGTAAGAAGTGCCTATAAAATCGACCTATTAGACAAACCAAACGAAGTAACAAACTTTGTTGCCTATGTCAAAAATCCTAATGAAGGGAATAAATTTGATACATATGTATTTGATTTTAGGCAAAATGCTGATGACAGTGGTGAGCTTGTGGTATACATGAATAATATTTCAGCTGCTACAAGTGATACTAATCTTATCAGCCAGAATGGAAGAAATCATTCGCCATCAAAAATTTCTAAATGCCAATCTGCAAAGATCACCTATGAAGAAGGAAATATCATACATATAATAATTAATGAAAATAGCCAAAAGTTTAGATACGAAAGTAAGATTTACTTGGGAAATAGATTATGA